From a region of the Thermosulfurimonas sp. F29 genome:
- a CDS encoding putative metalloprotease CJM1_0395 family protein, giving the protein MRVGPAEVRVVGNFYPSSGGRGTRPDEPAEVSRGTEGGTFRQKNPAVSDREEDWRVLMEIARLRRIDQMVRAHERAHLVAGGDIVRSGPHYVYRRGPDGKLYAVGGDVTIDTSPVPGDPEATLRKAEKIVRAALAPLDPSPQDIRVAMRAQMMAMQARLELARERMEVKGEENRS; this is encoded by the coding sequence GTGCGGGTGGGCCCGGCCGAGGTTCGGGTGGTCGGAAATTTTTACCCGTCTTCCGGCGGTAGGGGCACCCGACCGGACGAGCCGGCGGAGGTTTCTCGCGGGACGGAGGGGGGAACCTTCCGGCAGAAGAATCCCGCGGTTTCCGACCGGGAGGAAGACTGGCGCGTTCTCATGGAGATAGCCCGTCTGCGGCGCATCGATCAGATGGTTCGGGCCCACGAGCGGGCTCACCTCGTGGCCGGAGGGGACATCGTCAGAAGCGGCCCCCATTATGTTTACCGACGGGGGCCGGACGGAAAACTCTACGCGGTGGGAGGAGATGTGACCATAGACACCTCCCCGGTGCCGGGGGACCCGGAGGCCACCCTGCGCAAGGCGGAAAAGATCGTGCGGGCCGCCCTCGCTCCCCTGGATCCCTCGCCTCAGGACATAAGGGTGGCCATGAGGGCACAGATGATGGCCATGCAGGCCCGTCTCGAACTGGCCCGCGAAAGGATGGAGGTTAAGGGTGAGGAAAATCGCTCCTGA
- the pssA gene encoding CDP-diacylglycerol--serine O-phosphatidyltransferase — protein MRKIALLPHIFTTGNLFAGFFALVSALSGKITVASWAIFVAMICDVLDGRLARLTSSATRFGMEYDSLCDMVSFGVAPGLLAYEFALKPYGRYGWLAAFIYVACTALRLARFNVEEPGVKAYFKGLPSPAAAGLVAATVIFLNQVGAVFPVKHVALVLMIYLVSFLMISPLPYPSFKVLRFRESQLTYLLPALILAFAVVAAEPRITLFIVFALYASWPPLKILALRLVRLLSPGWRRSSEAEPRFDIRKNED, from the coding sequence TTGAGGAAGATCGCGCTTCTTCCGCACATCTTCACCACCGGGAACCTCTTTGCCGGGTTTTTCGCCCTGGTCTCGGCCCTTTCGGGAAAGATCACCGTGGCCTCGTGGGCCATCTTCGTGGCCATGATCTGCGATGTTCTGGACGGACGCCTGGCCCGGCTCACCTCCTCGGCCACCCGCTTCGGCATGGAATACGACTCCCTCTGCGACATGGTCTCCTTCGGGGTGGCCCCGGGGCTTCTGGCCTACGAGTTCGCCCTGAAACCTTACGGGAGATACGGATGGCTTGCCGCCTTCATCTATGTGGCCTGTACGGCCCTGCGGCTGGCCCGCTTCAATGTGGAAGAGCCCGGAGTCAAGGCCTACTTCAAGGGTCTTCCCAGTCCGGCCGCGGCGGGATTGGTGGCCGCCACGGTCATCTTTCTCAACCAGGTGGGAGCGGTCTTCCCGGTCAAGCATGTGGCCCTGGTCCTCATGATCTATCTGGTCTCCTTTCTCATGATTTCTCCGTTGCCCTACCCCAGTTTCAAGGTCCTTCGCTTCAGGGAGAGTCAGCTCACCTACTTACTTCCGGCCCTCATCCTGGCCTTTGCGGTGGTGGCCGCGGAACCCCGTATCACCCTTTTTATAGTCTTTGCCCTGTACGCCTCCTGGCCTCCCCTGAAAATCCTGGCTCTGCGCCTTGTCCGCCTTCTTTCCCCGGGATGGAGAAGGTCTTCGGAGGCCGAGCCCCGGTTTGACATCCGTAAAAATGAGGATTAA
- a CDS encoding YcaO-like family protein — translation MEERKLFAPSPKKVADKTKTPEETIVEVEEAFRRSGLRVFRELRRIDKGRLGIPVYISIYDLDGQKTTGNYKQMGKGATDELSRASALMELVERFSLFSFVKGRARERLSTLAELGEGTLSVEELLESVDDPEKDSRVHDLLRRVLPEVPFHMVPALDVAERRPVQIPFYWFWILYEYNGSAAGNTYAEAAVQATCELIERHVSALSHRLRAPMPEIRRESISGEGDRLCRCFERLGIRLWIRDMTYGMPVPTVAAMAMDPSTFPERSEIVYASGTGTSPERALIRTLTEIAQLAGDFDTDGRYLESALPKFADLEEASYVTDKSGELDLSDLPNIFASDHTVELETLARELRERGYRLFMVDIGHPDLNLPAVYAIIPGALFRERTRISPLYHLVRTVALYLPGNKALPIIRTLLEEVRDRYYLWGYYGKLLAEEGNAQEALRALEKALSCGPDPADRPALMAHLAEVNLRLERYAEARKAAEEGLAITDIPELWNLLGRACFKLRDYTDALAAFLRAVELEPSSAVDYANAGYCLRELGAPSEARRFFEMALSLDPTLKMAREGLEWCESRTREEGSHV, via the coding sequence ATGGAAGAAAGGAAGTTATTCGCTCCCTCTCCCAAGAAGGTGGCGGACAAAACGAAGACTCCCGAGGAGACCATCGTCGAGGTGGAGGAGGCCTTTCGCCGCAGCGGGCTACGGGTCTTCCGGGAACTGCGTCGCATTGACAAGGGGCGATTGGGGATTCCCGTGTACATAAGCATTTACGACCTGGATGGACAGAAGACCACCGGAAATTACAAGCAGATGGGCAAGGGGGCCACGGACGAGCTTTCCCGGGCTAGTGCCCTCATGGAACTGGTGGAGCGTTTCTCTCTTTTTTCCTTCGTAAAGGGACGGGCTCGTGAGCGGCTTTCCACTCTGGCGGAACTCGGGGAAGGAACTCTTTCGGTGGAGGAACTCCTCGAGTCCGTGGACGATCCGGAAAAGGACAGCCGGGTGCACGATCTCCTGAGGAGGGTCCTTCCGGAGGTGCCTTTCCACATGGTTCCGGCCCTGGATGTGGCTGAACGCCGTCCGGTGCAGATTCCCTTTTACTGGTTCTGGATCCTTTACGAATACAACGGTTCAGCCGCCGGAAACACCTACGCCGAAGCCGCGGTTCAGGCCACCTGTGAGCTTATTGAGAGGCATGTCTCCGCTCTTTCCCATCGTCTGCGGGCCCCCATGCCGGAAATCCGCCGGGAATCCATCTCCGGGGAGGGGGATCGCCTGTGCCGGTGTTTCGAGCGACTGGGGATTCGGCTCTGGATTCGGGACATGACCTACGGTATGCCGGTGCCCACCGTAGCCGCCATGGCCATGGATCCCTCCACCTTCCCCGAGCGGAGCGAGATCGTTTACGCCTCGGGGACGGGAACCAGTCCCGAAAGGGCTCTCATTCGGACCCTTACGGAGATAGCCCAGCTGGCCGGTGACTTTGACACCGACGGACGATACCTGGAAAGTGCCCTCCCCAAATTTGCGGACCTGGAGGAAGCCTCCTATGTGACCGATAAGTCCGGGGAGCTGGATCTTTCGGATCTTCCCAACATCTTCGCCTCGGATCACACCGTGGAGTTGGAAACCCTGGCCCGGGAGCTTCGCGAGAGGGGATATCGGCTCTTCATGGTGGATATCGGTCATCCCGACCTGAATCTTCCCGCGGTTTACGCGATAATCCCCGGGGCCCTTTTCCGGGAACGGACCCGCATTTCACCTCTTTATCATCTGGTTCGTACCGTGGCCCTGTATCTTCCGGGGAACAAGGCCCTTCCCATCATCCGGACTCTGCTGGAGGAGGTAAGGGATCGATACTATCTCTGGGGATACTACGGGAAGCTTCTTGCCGAGGAGGGGAACGCGCAGGAGGCCCTTCGGGCCCTGGAGAAGGCTCTTTCCTGCGGGCCGGATCCCGCGGATCGGCCGGCCCTGATGGCTCATCTCGCTGAGGTGAACCTGCGCCTTGAGCGCTACGCCGAGGCTCGAAAGGCCGCGGAGGAGGGACTGGCGATTACGGACATCCCCGAACTCTGGAATCTCCTGGGACGGGCCTGTTTCAAACTCAGGGATTATACGGATGCTCTGGCCGCTTTTCTGCGGGCGGTGGAACTGGAACCCTCTTCCGCGGTGGATTACGCCAACGCGGGTTATTGCCTGCGGGAGCTGGGGGCTCCCTCCGAGGCCCGACGGTTTTTCGAAATGGCCCTTTCTCTGGATCCCACTTTGAAAATGGCCCGGGAGGGGTTAGAGTGGTGTGAGAGCCGTACGAGAGAGGAGGGCTCCCATGTATAA
- the gmk gene encoding guanylate kinase, which produces MGKRGLLLVVSAPSGAGKTTLCRLLLERFPFRFSVSHTTRPPRPGEVHGRDYYFVSREEFREMIREGAFLEWAEVHGNLYGTSFSEVERALSGEEDLLLDIDVQGASQVRGRLGARAVFVFILPPSLEELERRLRRRGTEDEETLRRRLARAREEIRFAPWFDYVVINDEVERAFEDLAAIIRAERCRPARALS; this is translated from the coding sequence ATGGGAAAGAGGGGGCTTTTGCTGGTGGTCTCCGCCCCTTCGGGAGCGGGTAAGACGACTTTATGTCGTCTTCTTCTGGAGAGGTTCCCCTTCCGGTTTTCGGTTTCTCACACCACCCGTCCCCCGCGGCCGGGTGAGGTGCACGGGAGGGACTATTACTTCGTCTCCCGGGAGGAATTCCGGGAAATGATCCGGGAGGGGGCCTTTCTGGAGTGGGCGGAGGTGCACGGGAACCTTTACGGGACCAGTTTTTCCGAGGTGGAGAGGGCCCTTTCCGGGGAGGAGGATCTGCTTCTCGACATAGATGTGCAGGGGGCCTCGCAGGTGCGTGGACGCCTGGGGGCCCGGGCCGTTTTCGTGTTCATCCTGCCGCCCAGTCTTGAGGAACTGGAAAGACGCCTCAGGCGGCGCGGCACGGAGGACGAGGAGACCCTAAGGCGGCGCCTGGCCCGGGCCCGGGAGGAGATTCGATTTGCCCCCTGGTTCGACTATGTGGTGATTAACGACGAGGTGGAACGGGCCTTCGAGGATCTCGCGGCCATCATCCGGGCCGAAAGGTGTCGGCCCGCACGGGCCCTCTCATGA
- a CDS encoding NIL domain-containing protein, whose product MYKRGLVLRFPAEVVDQPIVWRLVKDFDLSFNILKATILPGKEGIMVMELSGHPKKVSQGLEYLRGLGVEVRPIGQEIRRREDLCIHCGSCTAVCPTGALSVNRETMEVVFDPDRCSACGMCVTACVVRAMEVRLEREAL is encoded by the coding sequence ATGTATAAAAGAGGTCTGGTTTTACGGTTTCCGGCCGAGGTGGTGGATCAGCCCATCGTCTGGCGTCTGGTCAAGGATTTCGACCTCTCCTTCAACATTCTGAAGGCCACCATCCTCCCCGGAAAGGAAGGCATCATGGTGATGGAGCTTTCCGGGCACCCCAAAAAGGTGTCGCAGGGGCTCGAGTACCTGCGCGGGCTGGGGGTGGAGGTCAGGCCCATCGGGCAGGAGATCCGGCGCCGGGAGGACCTCTGTATCCACTGCGGCTCCTGTACGGCGGTCTGTCCCACGGGAGCCCTTTCGGTCAACCGTGAAACTATGGAGGTGGTCTTCGATCCCGACCGTTGCAGCGCGTGCGGCATGTGCGTCACCGCCTGCGTGGTGCGGGCCATGGAGGTGCGACTTGAACGCGAAGCCCTATGA
- a CDS encoding ASKHA domain-containing protein: protein MARIRFLPFEVEVEAEEGENVLHAAMRVGVHINASCGGAGVCNKCRVFLEEGRARGEELPDGGYKACTLVPDTDLVVRVPVESHLDRRALLRAPKRRATAWLAAAELRAVSPEPAFRRVFLELPPPDLSDNLPDLRRLKRALRERTGTEPEAEWNLLRSLPHVLREENFRVTVGLYDHPERNLPVIRQVWPGDRSGRGLAAAVDIGTTTLCAELVDLREGRVLAETSDYNPQISYGEDVISRIEFARREKGLALLSEKVRDRVGGLIRELCEKAGVAPEDLDLVSLAGNTVMTHLFLGLEPRFLRESPYVPVAAFYPPVPARELGLPVAEGAMAEFAPSVASYVGGDIVAGVVATGFFEEEPLTLFIDIGTNGEIVVGNRDFLACAACSAGPAFEGGGIRHGMRATSGAIEAVHINPHTLEPMILTIGGKRAKGICGSGIIALLANLFLTGLVDRSGKYRRDLDHPRLREGRDGWEYVVVWAEESATGEDIVFTEADIDNLIRAKGAMFAGYQTLLESVGLSVEAVERVILAGNFGSYLDLEQAITIGLLPDLPRDRFFFAGNSSLLGARLMALSRKYREKAVEVARMMTHFELSAHPGYMDYYMSALFLPHTNIEFFPSVKEKLEE from the coding sequence ATGGCCAGGATCAGGTTTCTTCCGTTTGAGGTGGAGGTAGAGGCCGAGGAGGGGGAAAATGTCCTTCATGCGGCCATGCGGGTCGGGGTGCACATCAACGCCTCGTGCGGAGGGGCGGGGGTGTGCAATAAGTGCCGGGTGTTTTTGGAGGAAGGACGCGCACGCGGAGAGGAACTTCCGGACGGGGGCTACAAGGCCTGCACCCTCGTCCCGGATACCGATCTCGTGGTGCGGGTGCCGGTGGAGAGCCATCTGGATCGGCGCGCCCTCCTGCGGGCTCCCAAGCGCCGGGCCACCGCCTGGCTGGCCGCCGCCGAACTGCGAGCCGTCTCCCCGGAGCCGGCCTTCCGGCGCGTCTTCCTCGAGCTTCCGCCCCCGGACCTCTCCGACAACCTCCCCGACCTCCGCCGGCTGAAAAGGGCCCTCCGGGAAAGGACGGGGACGGAGCCGGAGGCGGAATGGAATCTTCTCCGCTCCCTTCCCCATGTGCTGCGGGAGGAGAACTTCCGGGTCACGGTGGGTCTCTACGACCACCCTGAAAGAAACCTCCCGGTGATAAGGCAGGTCTGGCCGGGAGATCGATCCGGCCGGGGACTTGCCGCCGCTGTGGACATAGGCACCACCACCCTGTGCGCGGAACTGGTGGACCTTCGCGAGGGACGGGTGCTGGCGGAGACCTCGGATTACAATCCGCAGATCAGTTACGGCGAGGATGTAATAAGCCGCATCGAATTCGCCCGGCGGGAAAAGGGTCTGGCTCTTCTTTCCGAAAAGGTGCGAGATCGGGTGGGCGGACTCATCAGGGAACTGTGCGAGAAGGCCGGAGTGGCTCCGGAAGACCTCGACCTCGTTTCGCTGGCCGGCAACACGGTGATGACCCATCTCTTTCTGGGACTTGAACCGCGTTTCCTCCGGGAGAGTCCTTATGTGCCGGTGGCGGCCTTTTATCCTCCGGTTCCGGCGCGGGAGCTCGGTCTTCCCGTCGCCGAGGGGGCCATGGCGGAATTCGCCCCCTCGGTGGCCAGTTATGTAGGGGGCGACATCGTGGCCGGGGTGGTGGCCACCGGATTTTTCGAGGAGGAACCCCTCACGCTTTTCATCGACATCGGGACCAACGGGGAGATCGTGGTGGGTAATCGAGACTTTCTGGCCTGCGCGGCCTGTTCGGCGGGGCCGGCGTTCGAGGGTGGAGGGATCCGCCACGGAATGCGGGCCACCTCCGGGGCCATCGAGGCCGTGCACATAAATCCTCATACCCTTGAGCCCATGATCCTCACCATAGGAGGTAAGCGAGCCAAGGGAATCTGCGGTTCGGGGATCATCGCCCTTCTCGCCAACCTCTTTCTCACCGGTCTCGTGGATCGATCCGGAAAGTATCGCCGGGATCTGGATCATCCCCGACTCCGGGAGGGCCGGGACGGGTGGGAGTATGTGGTGGTGTGGGCGGAGGAGTCCGCCACCGGGGAGGACATCGTTTTCACGGAGGCCGACATCGACAATCTGATCCGGGCCAAGGGAGCCATGTTTGCGGGCTATCAGACCCTGCTTGAGTCGGTGGGACTTTCGGTGGAAGCGGTGGAGCGGGTCATTCTGGCGGGAAACTTCGGAAGTTATCTCGACCTGGAACAGGCCATCACCATCGGCTTGCTTCCGGATCTTCCTCGGGATAGATTTTTCTTTGCGGGTAACAGCAGTTTACTGGGGGCGCGGCTCATGGCCCTTTCCCGAAAGTATCGGGAAAAGGCGGTGGAGGTGGCGCGGATGATGACCCACTTCGAGCTCTCCGCTCATCCCGGATACATGGATTACTACATGTCGGCGCTGTTTCTGCCGCACACGAACATAGAATTCTTTCCTTCGGTCAAGGAGAAGCTGGAGGAGTAG
- the mnmA gene encoding tRNA 2-thiouridine(34) synthase MnmA, which produces MIAVAISGGVDSAFAAWALSRTQKVFLLHGLFVPEASDPERPLRIAEFLGLPLRVVDLRREFRERVIRYFREAYARGLTPNPCVICNREIKFGLLLAKARELGAERLATGHYARVVYDANLKRYLLLKGRDPRKDQSYFLHQLSQEALSRVVFPLGKLLKEEVVREAVRIGLFNLTAPESQEVCFIRGDYRELFADLDFPPGDIVTVDGRVVGRHRGLYAYTVGQRRGLGLRLGRPYYVVRLDARRNRVVVGEKKDLFCRSFLVGGVNFIYPLDPGRPFRAEVRIRYRHREAPAEVQPLADGLYRVIWERPQKAVTPGQFAVFYRGDLVLGGGEILPEEDDGQDQVSSV; this is translated from the coding sequence ATGATCGCGGTGGCCATCTCCGGGGGGGTGGACAGTGCCTTTGCGGCCTGGGCCCTCTCCCGGACCCAAAAGGTCTTCCTCCTTCACGGCCTCTTCGTGCCGGAAGCCTCTGATCCGGAAAGACCCCTCCGCATAGCCGAGTTCCTGGGGCTCCCCCTTCGGGTGGTGGATCTGCGCCGGGAGTTCCGGGAAAGGGTTATCCGTTACTTCCGGGAGGCCTACGCCCGGGGGCTAACCCCCAATCCCTGCGTGATCTGCAATAGAGAAATCAAGTTCGGGCTGCTGCTGGCGAAGGCCCGGGAACTGGGTGCCGAAAGACTGGCCACCGGTCATTACGCCCGGGTGGTCTACGACGCGAACCTTAAGCGCTATCTTCTTCTAAAGGGGCGGGATCCCCGCAAGGACCAGAGCTATTTTTTACATCAGCTCTCCCAGGAGGCCCTCTCCAGGGTGGTCTTTCCCCTGGGGAAGCTCCTCAAGGAGGAGGTCGTCCGCGAGGCCGTCCGCATCGGTCTTTTCAACCTCACGGCTCCGGAGAGCCAGGAGGTCTGTTTCATTCGGGGGGATTACAGGGAACTTTTCGCGGACCTGGACTTCCCCCCCGGGGACATAGTGACCGTGGACGGTAGGGTAGTGGGGCGCCATCGGGGGCTTTATGCCTACACCGTGGGACAGAGACGGGGGCTCGGGCTGAGGCTGGGGCGTCCCTACTATGTGGTGAGGCTGGATGCCCGGAGAAACCGGGTCGTCGTGGGGGAAAAGAAGGATCTTTTCTGCCGGAGTTTTCTCGTGGGCGGGGTGAACTTCATCTATCCCCTGGATCCGGGAAGGCCCTTTCGGGCGGAGGTGCGGATCCGCTACCGTCACCGGGAGGCCCCGGCGGAAGTGCAACCCTTGGCGGACGGCCTTTACCGGGTAATATGGGAAAGACCCCAGAAGGCCGTGACGCCCGGGCAGTTTGCGGTCTTTTACCGGGGGGATCTGGTGCTTGGTGGGGGAGAGATCCTTCCGGAGGAGGACGATGGCCAGGATCAGGTTTCTTCCGTTTGA
- a CDS encoding DUF370 domain-containing protein, which produces MSCKCRLLNIGFGNSVVAERVIAIVNPNSAPMKRLREEAKESKRLIDATQGRRTRSIIITDSNHVILSAIQAETIAQRLTSDLLKMHEECAEAQTVSEEEKASSRRRKKSG; this is translated from the coding sequence ATGAGTTGTAAGTGCCGTTTGCTCAACATCGGTTTTGGTAACTCGGTGGTGGCCGAAAGGGTGATTGCCATCGTGAATCCCAATTCGGCGCCCATGAAGAGGCTTCGGGAGGAGGCCAAGGAATCCAAGCGACTCATCGACGCCACGCAGGGGCGGAGGACCCGTTCCATCATCATTACGGATTCCAATCATGTGATCCTTTCGGCCATTCAGGCGGAGACCATTGCCCAGAGGCTCACCTCGGACCTCCTCAAGATGCACGAGGAGTGCGCCGAGGCCCAGACCGTTTCCGAGGAGGAAAAGGCTTCATCAAGGCGGCGCAAGAAATCCGGCTAA
- a CDS encoding phosphatidylserine decarboxylase: MRKIAPEAFPFLLPLAGLAGLSVLLRRPRMALVAGGLSGAVSWFFRDPHREPVLDREALVSPADGVVVTVRYLTEHEDFEGPVFRVGIFMRIFDVHVNRAPVSGRVLKVAEARGEKLPAQREEAFRRNEKRFYWFERDDGVPVLMVQVAGLLARRTVSYVRPGDEVLVGDRVGIIKFGSRVEVFFPAEGARILVREGHRVRAGETPLALIPWRNP; encoded by the coding sequence GTGAGGAAAATCGCTCCTGAGGCTTTTCCCTTTCTTCTTCCCCTGGCGGGGCTTGCGGGACTTTCGGTCCTGCTGCGGCGCCCCCGGATGGCCCTCGTCGCCGGAGGGCTTTCCGGGGCGGTGAGCTGGTTCTTCCGCGATCCTCACCGGGAACCGGTGCTGGATCGCGAGGCCCTCGTCTCTCCCGCCGACGGGGTGGTGGTTACGGTCCGCTATTTAACGGAACACGAGGATTTCGAGGGGCCGGTTTTTCGGGTGGGAATCTTCATGCGGATCTTTGATGTGCATGTCAACCGGGCCCCGGTTTCCGGACGGGTGCTCAAGGTGGCCGAGGCCCGAGGGGAGAAGCTCCCCGCTCAGCGGGAGGAGGCCTTTCGTCGCAACGAGAAACGCTTTTACTGGTTTGAGCGGGACGACGGGGTGCCGGTGCTCATGGTGCAGGTGGCCGGGCTGCTGGCCCGACGCACGGTGAGCTATGTGCGCCCCGGGGACGAGGTGCTGGTGGGGGATCGGGTGGGGATCATCAAGTTCGGGTCCCGGGTGGAGGTCTTTTTCCCGGCCGAAGGGGCCCGAATCCTGGTGAGGGAGGGACACCGGGTGCGGGCCGGGGAAACCCCCCTGGCCCTGATCCCCTGGAGGAACCCTTGA
- the miaA gene encoding tRNA (adenosine(37)-N6)-dimethylallyltransferase MiaA codes for MSWKDASDARSKKILAVVGPTGVGKTALGIELAERFGGEIVNFDSVQVYRYLDIGTAKPTPEERARVPHHLIDILEPDEPFNAAAFVERADCVIAEIVARGKVPILVGGTGLYLRALLHGLFPVEVPEELRRTLRERLKREGLSVLYQELRRRDPEAARRIHPHDRVRVLRALEVCLATGKTFSEMVRTHAFRERRYKALKIGLHLPRDELYRRLNERVDRMLEAGLLEEVKALLERGFSPELKPLQSIGYRHMIAYLKGEVSLEEAVRLMKRDTRRYAKRQLTWFRADPEVKWFLPTEREGIFAEVERFLLEV; via the coding sequence ATGAGCTGGAAAGACGCCTCGGACGCAAGGTCTAAAAAGATCCTGGCGGTGGTGGGGCCCACCGGGGTGGGCAAAACCGCTCTGGGAATAGAACTGGCCGAGCGCTTCGGCGGAGAGATCGTAAACTTCGATTCCGTCCAGGTTTACCGGTACCTCGATATCGGAACGGCCAAGCCCACCCCAGAGGAACGGGCCCGGGTGCCGCATCATCTAATCGACATCCTGGAGCCGGACGAACCCTTCAACGCCGCGGCCTTCGTGGAAAGAGCCGATTGCGTCATCGCCGAAATAGTCGCCCGGGGAAAAGTCCCCATCCTGGTGGGGGGGACGGGTCTTTACCTGCGGGCCCTGTTGCACGGGCTTTTCCCGGTGGAGGTTCCGGAGGAGCTCCGGCGGACCCTGAGGGAAAGGCTAAAACGGGAAGGGCTTTCCGTTCTTTATCAGGAACTCAGACGGCGGGACCCCGAGGCCGCCCGGCGTATCCATCCCCACGATCGGGTGCGGGTGCTGAGGGCCCTTGAGGTGTGTCTGGCCACCGGAAAGACCTTTTCCGAAATGGTGCGGACCCACGCCTTCCGCGAGCGTCGCTATAAGGCCCTCAAGATCGGGCTTCACCTTCCCCGGGACGAGCTCTATCGCCGGCTGAACGAACGGGTGGATCGCATGCTCGAGGCCGGCCTCCTCGAGGAGGTGAAAGCCCTTCTTGAAAGGGGATTCTCCCCGGAGCTCAAGCCCCTCCAATCCATAGGCTACCGCCACATGATCGCCTACCTTAAAGGGGAGGTCTCCCTGGAGGAGGCCGTGCGGCTCATGAAAAGGGACACCCGTCGCTACGCTAAACGCCAGCTCACCTGGTTTAGGGCCGATCCCGAGGTAAAATGGTTCCTCCCCACCGAACGGGAAGGGATTTTCGCGGAGGTGGAGAGATTTCTATTGGAGGTTTGA